The following are from one region of the Heliangelus exortis chromosome 2, bHelExo1.hap1, whole genome shotgun sequence genome:
- the PPP1R3G gene encoding protein phosphatase 1 regulatory subunit 3G produces MASPARPRQELAVEERRLLGAAPTVPREARREAAGERLALLELRRCRRPPSPGPGERREVGEEEEEEEEEEEEAAAGEDCCSKCKKRVQFADSLGLSLASVKHFSDAEEPQVPPAALSRLQSPPDEERDPPPLCGHPRPPALSLLPDFPDGGEPSAERLRRQRVCLERLGRPPAPTDVRGTVQVLGGPGPKEVTVRYTFNEWLSFLDVPASPLPPAPAAAGDPPAERYSFALSVPPGLREGSALHFAIRYRSSQGEYWDNNGGRNYTLRCCGSPGGGPAASSSCLPPPAAPRY; encoded by the coding sequence ATGGCGAGCCCCGCACGCCCGCGGCAGGAGCTGGCGGTGGAGGAGCGGCGACTCCTCGGCGCGGCCCCGACGGTGCCCCGCGAAGCCaggcgggaggcggcgggggaGCGACTGGCGCTGCTGGAGCTGCGGCGCTGCAGACGACCGCCGTCCCCCGGCCCCGGCGAGcggagggaggtgggggaggaggaggaagaggaggaggaggaggaggaggaagcggCGGCGGGCGAAGACTGTTGCAGCAAGTGCAAGAAGCGGGTGCAGTTCGCCGACTCGCTGGGGCTGAGCCTGGCCAGCGTCAAGCACTTCAGCGACGCCGAGGAGCCGCAAGTGCCGCCCGCCGCGCTCTCCCGCCTGCAGAGCCCTCCCGACGAGGAGCGGGACCCGCCGCCGCTCTGCGGGCacccccgcccgcccgccctgAGCCTGCTGCCCGACTTCCCCGACGGCGGCGAGCCCAGCGCCGAGCGGCTGCGGCGGCAGCGCGTCTGCCTGGAGCGGCTGGGGCGGCCCCCGGCGCCCACCGACGTGCGGGGCACGGTGCAAGTGCTGGGCGGCCCCGGCCCCAAGGAGGTGACGGTGCGCTACACCTTTAACGAGTGGCTCTCCTTCCTGGACGTGCCGGCCTCCCCCCTGCCACCGGCCCCGGCGGCCGCCGGAGATCCGCCAGCCGAGCGCTACAGCTTCGCCTTGAGCGTCCCGCCCGGCCTGCGGGAAGGCTCTGCCCTCCACTTCGCCATCCGCTACCGCAGCTCTCAGGGCGAGTACTGGGACAACAACGGCGGCCGCAACTACACCCTGCGGTGCTGCGGCTCCCCCGGGGGCGGCCCCGCCGcctcttccagctgcctgccgccccccgccgccccccgctACTAA